The genomic region CTGCGCATCTATCGTGAGAATAAGGGGTTGACGCAACTTCAATTAGGCGAGGTCCTTGGCGGAATTCCCCGGCAGCACATTTCCAATATGGAGCGTGGACAAAGATCCATCAGCCTGAAAATGGCCAGGAAGCTTTCTTTACTGCTTGGCGCACCGATTGAAAAATTCATTGATTGTGTGAATCCGGGGACACCATACTAGTTTTTTAAGGGAAAAAGAATTGGGGACAGCCACTAATTAATCACGGCAATCGGGGACGGGCTCACATCCTACATGCCCGAAAGAATAGACAGTAATGAAGGTACGTGATATCATAAAGTTGATAGAGGCTGATGGCTGGCATCGAGTAGACACACAAGGAAGTCATCGGTAATACAAACATGCCACAAAAAATGGCAGAGTTACTATCGCTGGACATCCCAATGATGATTTAGCGCCGGGTACCCTGAACAGTGTTTTGAAACAGGCGAAATTGAAGGAGGTAAGGTAACCGATGCGTAGGTTTCTTGTTGTCATTGAAAAGGCGGAAGGTAATTATTCTGCTTACTCCCCCGATTTGCCCGGGTGTATTGCTACCGGACCTAACCATGAGGTGGTTGAGCAAAATATGCATGAGGCGATTGAGATGCATGTGCGTGGATTATTGGAAGATAAGTTGCCTATCCCTGAGACGACTTCCTTTGCAGAATATGTTGCGGTAGGGTAGGAAACAATTGGGGAGTTCCGGGGACATAATACGGATTAATAGTGAAAAAAGAGACAATTAGGGACAGAGCCCCTATTCTATTCGAGTTCCGGATAAACAATTAGTGAGGGCGGAGGGACGCTGTTAACTTATTAACTTATCAACCTATAAAAATGCTACATTTCAAGACTTCCATGAAAATTAAAAGCAAGGAATTCATAAAGACCATCAGTATTGACGGGAATGACCGTCTGAGGATTCGAATTGGCACAGATAAGGGGCAAGTCGTCAATATTATGGTGCAATATGAGGCAAGTATTGCCGGGAAATGCGGGGACGAAATGCGGGGACACCATACTAGTTTTTTAAGGGAAGAGGGGGCAGGTTGATTTTCGAAAATCTGTCCCCTCTTTCTATTGTCCCCTCAGTATTTTCAATTTTCCTTCTTCAGGATGTCACGCGTACCAATCCGGCGAAAGAGTACCTTTCCCGCCTCAAATGGAAAAGTGTATGGTCGCCGAATCCTTCCTATCCTTGACTGCCTTGACGATGCAGGGCAACCCACTCTTTCAGGGCGGCATCAATGCGCGCCTGCCAGCCGGGGCCGGTAGTGCGAAAATACTCCAAGACATCTCGGCTGTAACGAACTGTGACGGGTTCCTTGGTCGGCCTCTTCTGCCCCCCCCTCTGCCCCGGCTTTCGTTTCGGCAATACTGCCAAAAGCTCCGGCGCCAACACCTCCGCAGCAGGTCGGAAACGCTTCATATCTGCCCTGGTCAATTCCCGGACTTCTCCGGATTTATCGGTCAGCGGTTTCATGCTCATAATATCGAACCTCCCTTCTGTTCGCCTTGCGAAAACTGATAATCCTCACACCAGCGTCAATCGGCGTGAAGCAGATTACATGCAACCGCATACCCAGAAATCCCATGGCGATGATCCTGGTTTCCGGGTAATTCTCGCGCCCATCCTCGTAATAGATAGCTGTCTCCCAGTCAAAATCAACCGCTCTATCAAAAGGCAGGGATCGTGACTTGGTGTTCCGTTCACTCTTTGCCGGGTCGAAGGCGATTTTCATGATTTAATCGTAACAACAAATAAACAGATAGTCAAGGACGAATCTCACCACCTGAAGGCAATTAAGGGGCAATTAAGGGGACACCATACTAGTTTTTTAAGGGAAAAGGGGGCAGGTTGAATTTCGAAAATCTGCCCCCTTTTTATGTTGTCCCCCGTAGCATGTGCAATTTCCCTTCTTCAGGATGTCACGCGTGCCATTCTCCAGATGCGTCTGGTATTATCGCGCTGGAAATTGCTGAAGTATTCTTGCTTGCTTTTTATATCCGTTCAAGTATAATGCAGCTATGACGAGTCAAAAAGAAAAACCGCTTGCATGGCTGGGTAGCAGCAAAAAAGACTTGATGACTCTACCCATAGGCGTTCGCAAGTTCTTTGGTCATGCCTTGGACTTACCCAGCGCGGTGAGCAGCACAACGCGGCCAAAGTTCTTAAGGGCTTCGGTGGTGCGGGCGTCTTGGAGATTGTTGAGAATGAGCAAGGAAACACGTACCGTGCTGCATACACCGTCAAGTTCGGGGATGCGGTTTTCGTGTTGCATGTGTTCCAGAAAAAGAGCAAGAGCGGCATTGCGACACCCAAGCCAGACATGGACATCATCCGTGAACGGCTGAAAGTCGCGGAAAAATTTTCACAGGAGATGCGGGATGAATAAGCGAATGATCGATGGCATCGAAGTTGAGATGAGTTCCGGCAATGTCTTTGCCGACGTGGACTTGCCTGACGCGGATAAACTGAAAATAAAATCGGGCCTCGTGATTGAAATCACCAAAGCTGTGCGCAACCTTGGCTTGTCGCAAGAGGAAGCCGGTCGCCGTATGGGGTTGCCTCAACCCAAACTATCCGGCCTGCTTCGTGGTGATTTTTCCAACGTATCAGAGCGCAAATTGATGGATTGCTTAAACCGGTTAGGATACGATATTGAGATCAAGGTTAAACCGGCAGTCGAGCCGCTTGGACATCTGATGCTGGCCGTTGCATGAGGGGAGGGAATAAGGGGACACCTTACTTAATTATTTCTTGACAGGGCAACGGAGTAATGTGAATGGGAGTTCCGGGGACAGCATACTTAATTCCAGAATAGGGGAATTCCGGGGACAGTATACCGAATTACAATTTGAAGGAGATACATTATGCCAACAATTAGTATGTTTTTCGGTATTATTATAAGAATGTATTTAGGCAAGAAAGAACATAATCCACCGCACTTTCATGCGTATTACCAAAATTATAAAGCAATTTTTGATATCAACGTATGCGAAATACTCGAAGGTGAAATGCCTATTAAACAGCGCAAGTTTGTTGAGGCGTGGGCTTAGCTTCACAAAGAGGAATTACTGGCCGACTGGGAATTGGCTGCCAATAGTGAAATCCCTTTTAAAATAGAGCCTCTCAAATAACTGACAAATCGGAGCGGAGATTATGTACTTGAGCGTCAAATATGTGCAACCTCTCGATAATTATAAATTATTATTAACATTCGAAAATGATGAACAAAGAATCTTTGACATGAGTTCCTATATGGAAAAAGGAATCTTTACCGAATTAAAGGATCAGAATTTTTTTAAATCAGTACACGTAGGTTATGACACAATAGAATGGGGCAACGGAGCCGATTTAGATCCTGAATTGTTATATAAGGAAAGCTATCCCTGAGAATTAAGGGTAATTAAGGGGACACCTTAGAACAATTAGGGACGGAGCCCTATTGTTTTGCATCAGGATGCGGATTATAATCGCAAACTTGAAAGACCCCGTAATGAGGACATGAGGAGGTATAATAAATGAGCACAGCAACGGTTAACAGCCTAATCGAGGAATTTATCCACTTGCCACTTGATGATAAGGAATACGCGGCAGAAGTGATCCAGAAGCAGTTGATAGAGGCAAAAAGAGAGGCCATTGCCAAGAGGGCAAAAACAGCAATGGCCGGTTTCAGGAAACAGACGACCAAGTCCGGAACGGTGAAAGAGTTATACAAGGATCTGGAAAGTGATTAAAATATCCTGGGAGCAAGGGTTCAAGCGGGCTTACCGAAAGAAGGTAAAGATAGATGCTGAACTCAAGGGCAGATTTTGGGAAGCTGCGGAAATATTTGAGAAAGATCCTTTTCACCCACGCTTGAGAACTCATAAATTGACAGGCAAGCTTGAAGGGCTATGGGCGTTCAGCGTCAGCTTTGATTGCCGGGTAATCTTTAATTTTGTAAGCAAAGCCGAAGTCCTTCTGATTGATATTGGCGGACATGACGAAGTTTATTGATTCCGGGAAAACAAAAAAAGGATTGGGGACAGCCACTAGGGGAATCCGGGGACATAATACCAATTAAGAAATAAAGGAGATTTATTTTGGGTGCAGACGGAAGCGGTTCAGTCATTGTTTCCCCGTGTTAGAATGGGTTGATTATGATCGGCATTGAAGAAAAGATTGAAATCCTGAAAAAACTTAAGCCAGAACTGCAAAAACATTACGGGGTAAGCTCTCTGGGGGTTTTTGGTTCCTTTGTACAAGGAAAGCAAAGACGAAAGAGTGACCTTGACATCCTGGTTGATTTTGAAAAAGTTCCAACATTTTTTGGGTTTATCCGTCTTGAGAGATTTCTGAGCAAAGAGCTTAACATAAAGGTAGACCTCGTTATGAAGAGTGCTCTGAAACCAACTATCGGGGAACATATCCTTCATGAAGTTGTGCATGTATGAGTAAGGAGAAAGACTATACCGACATCCATGATAAGTAATGTCAAGGGGAAAACGGAGATTTCCCCTGACCTCCCGGATTGATGTCCTCCTGGTGGTTTTTCACTGCAACCCGGGAGGCGCTGAAAAAACTGTAGTATAACATTGCAACGAGGAGGATAGTACCATGGGGAACAATATCAAAATTTTTGGATTCGCGGGCAGTCTTCGTAAGCAGTCGTATAATAAGGCCATTCTGCGCGTGGCGGCCAATCTCAACTTGCAGGATATCACGGTCGAGACCTTCGACCTGGAGGGGATTCCGCCCTTCAATCAGGATCTGGAGAACCAGCCGCCTGACAGAGTCAAGGAGTTCAAAAGCAAGATCAAGGCGGCCGACGCCATCCTCATTGCGACGCCGGAATACAATTATTCCATCCCCGGGGTTTTGAAGAATGCCCTGGACTGGGCTTCCCGTCCGCACGGCGAAAACGCGCTGGAGGGAAAGCCTGTCGGAATCGTGGGGGCATCCATTGGCATGATGGGGTCATCAAGGGCGCAATATCATTTGCGCCAGTGTTTCGTCTGGCTGAACATGCACCCCCTAAACAAGCCGGAGGTCATGGTATCAACGGCGCAGGATAAGGTTGACCAGGAAGGCAATATTACCGATGCCAAAACCAAGGAAAAAATAGCGGAAATGGTGACGGCGCTGGCGAACTGGAGCAGGAAACTCGGTTTTATTAAATAAAGAATTGGGGACAGCCACCAATTATTAGTGAAAAGGGGACGGATTTATTTTCTTGAATCTGCCCCCTCAGTATCTTCAATTTTCCTTCTTCAGGATGTTAAACAAACAATCATGATTATTTTTCTTGACATATGATTATCTGATCTGCTAAGTAGCCCCCCGTAAGACCGCAGTTCAAAGATGAAAATTATATCATTGCAGCCCCGGGATACACTCGGGGCTTTTTTTTGCGGTACACAGAAAGAAGGAATAAATGGAGTTCAATGTATTTGCTTTACACCCCGACGTCGCGGCCGGGGTTGCGGTGGCGGGCTACAGTAAGCCCACGCCGATTCAGGAGCAGGCGATCCCGCCGGTCCTAAAAGGACGCGACGTAATGGGATTGGCGCAGACCGGCACCGGCAAGACGGCGGCCTTTGTGCTGCCTATTCTTAACCGCCTGATGCAGGGCGGCAGAAAAAAGGTGCGGGCACTTATCGTCGCCCCGACCCGCGAACTGGCCGAACAGACCCACGCTGCCATCGGTGTTCTGGGGCGGCAGACGCGTCTTAAGAGCGTCACCATCTACGGCGGCGTCGGTTTCGGCCCCCAGGTGGAAAAGCTTAAACGGGGAGTGGAGATCATTGTTGCCTGCCCGGGGCGGCTCCTCGATCATCTCGGTCGGGGGACTATTGACCTTTCGCTGGTGGATATACTGGTGCTCGACGAGGCCGATCACATGTTCGATATGGGCTTTTTGCCCGATATCAGACGCATCCTGGCCTATCTCCCGAAGCAGCGGCAGACGCTTCTCTTCTCGGCCACCATGCCGCAGGAGATCCGTCATCTGGCCTGCGATATTCTGAGGGACCCGGTTACCATCCAGGTGGGCGAGACCGCGCCGGTGGATACGGTAAACCATGCCCTTTACCCGGTGGCCCCGCATCTGAAGACCCCGCTGCTCCTGGAGATTTTGCATAATACGGCAACCAAATCGGTGCTCGTCTTTGCCCGCACCAAGCATCGCACGAAGCGCCTGGCGGAACAAATAGTCAAGGCCGGCCATAAGGCGGCCTCTTTGCAGGGCAATCTTTCCCAGTCGCAGCGGGAAGCGGCGATGGGCGGCTTCCGCGATGGCCGGTTCCAGATCCTCGTGGCAACGGATATTGCCGCCCGCGGCATAGACGTGACGAATATTTCCCACGTCATCAATTATGATATCCCCAATACCACGGATGCCTATATCCATCGCATTGGCAGGACCGGTCGCGCCACCCGGACCGGCGACGCCTATACTCTGGTTACGGGTGAAGACAAGTTGATGGTGCGGGCGATAGAGAAAGTTCTGGGCAGTCCGATTGAACGCCGCACCGTGGACGGCTTTGATTACGACTTGAACGCGTCCCGCAATGAAAACGAATTTTTCCGTGAGCCGCACGTGCCGGTCCGCCGGTACGGTGAGGAAAGAAAAAATAGCCGACCGGGAAGCCAGAGAGCCCCAAGAGCAGCCAATGGCGCACGGCCAAGCGCTCTGGGTGGTAAAGAGACGCCTGAGAAAACCTTTACGAAATTTGGCGGTAATAGAGCGGGAATGGCACCCCGGAGGCGCAGCTTTTAGTAAGTGAGAATTTGCATATCCCGCTTATCGGGATATGCAACAATCAACTCTAATCTCCATGTCCTCCCTATGCTCTCTCGATGCTCCAGGTGGTGGCGGTGGGAGAGTCTTTAAGAAAGACGTTTTTTGCTGCCAGGGTCTTTCTTATTTCATCGGCCTTGCCCCAGTCCCTGGCTGTCCGGGCGGCGTTTCTGGCCTCGATCAGCCGTTCTATTTCCGGAACGTCAAGTCCCAGCTTGCGGACCTCCCTTTCCCTGTCCTGCAGAAAATAGTCGTTGGTTTCCTTTTGGAAGAATCCCAGTACTCCGCCCACTTCCTGAAAAAATTGCTGCGCCTCATGCAGGACAAAAATAGTCTCCGGGGCCGTAAGAGAAGGTTTGGCAGCTAAATAACTGTTGATCAGCCTGGTCGCATCAAACAGGCAACTAACGGCGCGGGCGGTATTGAAATCATCGTCCATGGCTTCCACAAACTTCTCGCGTTGGGCGTTGATCTTGCCAATTGTTTCGGCATGTTTACCCGCTAATTCCATCGGGAGGGAGGGAGCCGTCGGTCTGTCCACAAGGATGTCCTGGATTGTTTTCCTGACGGCGTAAAGCCGGTTCATGCCCTGCCTGGCTTCCGCCAGAGAAGTGTCGGTGTAATCTACGGGGCTGCGGTAGTGGTTTTGCAGGATAAAGAGTCGCAGTACCTCGGGATGATAGGCCTCAAGCATGTCCCGGATGGTAAAAAAGTTGCCCAGGGATTTGGACATCTTCTCACTGTTGACGCGGACAAAGCCGTTATGGAGCCAGTAGTTGGCCAGTGGCTTGCCCGTCGCCCCTTCGGACTGGGCGATTTCATTTTCATGATGCGGAAAAATCAGGTCTTCGCCGCCGCCGTGGATGTCGAAGGTATCCCCGAGGAAGCGCTGGCTCATGACGGAGCATTCGATATGCCAGCCCGGTCGCCCATGTCCCCAGGGGCTATCCCACCACGGTTCTCCTTCCTTGCTGGCCTTCCAGAGAGCGAAGTCCAAGGGGTTGACCTTTTTTTCATTCACGTCCACTCGGGCTCCGGCCAGCATGTCTTCAAGGCTGCGGCCGGCCAGTTTGCCGTAGTTTTTGAATTTTTCCACGGCAAAGTAGACGTCGCCTCCGATCACGTAAGCCAGATCGTTGGCGATAAGTTTATTGACCAGAACTATCATCCCCGCGATATGTTCCGTGGCCCGCGGCGTATGGTCCGGTCGGCCCACACCCAGGGCGTCCATATCTGCGTCATGCGCGGCGATGTATTTCTCTGAGATGGCGAAAATATCAGCGCCGGCAGCTTTGGCCTTGTCAATGATCTTGTCGTCCACATCGGTAAAATTTTTAATATATGTCACCTCAAAGCCGCGGTAGCGTAGATACTTGGCAATCACGTCGAAGACCAGGGCGGACCGGGCGTGTCCGATGTGGCATAAGTCATAAGCCGTGATCCCGCAGACGTAGATGCCTGCCTTTCCTGCGACGAGGGGGATGAACGGTTCTTTTTGCCTGGTGATGGTATTGTATAATTTAAGGGGCATGGGTATCCTCCTGAAAAATTTCGACAGATCAGGGGAAAAGCGGCATCATCTCTAATCCGCAATCCTCGGCAAAGCCGCACATAATATTCATGTTCTGGATGGCCAGCCCGGCGGCGCCTTTGACGAGATTGTCAATGGCCGCAATAACGACTACCCGGTTGGTACGTGCGTCAACAACCAGCCCGAGGTGGCAGAAATTGGTGCCCCGCACGGACGATATATTGGGCAAGGCACCATCGGGATAGATGGTGACAAATTTTTCGCGGCGGTAAAAATCACGGTAAAGTGCCAGCAGTTCGTCAGCGGTGGCTTTTTTAGCCAGCCCCGCATAGATCGTGCTCAAAATGCCACGGCTCACGGGCAAAAGATGGGGGGTGAAGGAAATGGTAATCTGCTTGCCGGCCAAAAGCGACAGTTCCTGTTCCATCTCCGGCGTGTGCCGGTGCCGCCCGACATTGTAGGCATTGAAGCTTTCGGCAACCTCGCAGTACAGGCTTCCCACCTTTGCTTCCCGTCCCGCTCCGCTCACCCCCGATTTGGAATCCACAATTATGGATGTATGATCAATGTAATTCCCTTTCAGCAGGGGGGCCAGGCCCAGAATCACGCTGGTGGGATAGCAGCCGGGATTGGCGATGAAGTTGCCGGCGGCGATGGCCGAACGATATAATTCCGGTAGCCCGTAAACAGCCTGCGGGAGCAATCCGGCTGACGTATGCTTTCCGTACCACTTTTCATAGGTAGTGACATCATGGATCCGAAAATCGGCGCTCAAGTCTATTACTTTTACCCCGGCGGCGTGGAAGACTGGGGCTGCCTGCATCGAAATGCTGTGAGGGAGGGCCAGAAAAACAACGTCGCAGAGCCCGGCTAATTCCTCAGGCGTATGGTCGGCAAAAACAAGGTCAGTTAGTCCCTGAAAGCCCGGAAAAACCTGGGGCAGGGGAAGCCCCTTGTATTGCCGGGAGGTAATGGCCACGATTTCCGCCTGCGGGTGGCGCAGTAATAGCCTTAGCAGTTCCTGACCCGTGTACCCGCTTGCTCCATAAATACCTGCTTTTACCATGATCCGTCCTCCGCCTTCAAGCCACTGTTATTCCAAAAAAAAGGAGGCCAGAGGCCTCCTTTTCCTGAATTTTATCTCTTGGAAAACTGGAAGCGTTTCCTGGCTCCCGGCTGTCCGTATTTCTTTCTTTCCTTATTGCGCGGGTCGCGGGTCAGGAATCCGCCCTTCTTGAGGATCGGCCGGAGTTCAATATTATATTCCAGCAGGGCTTTGGAAATGCCGTGCTTTACAGCGCCAGCCTGTCCGGATACTCCCCCGCCGGACACGTTGACGAACAGGTCGAACTTATCTTTATTGCCCGTAATTTCAAAAGGTTGCCTGATAAGCATCTTCAGGCTGTCCCGGGTAAAGTAATCGTCGAAATTCCTCTTATTTACGAGGATGGCGCCGCTGCCTTCCTTCATGTAAACCCTCGCGACAGCGTATTTCCTTCTGCCGGTAGCATAGTAGCGTTTTTCCGTCATCGTGTCTCCAGTTCTTAGATATTCATAACTTTTGGGCACTGGGCATCATGCGGATGCCCTCCTCCCGCATAGACCTTCAGCTTTTTCAGCATGGCCCGTCCCAGGGAATTCTTCGGAAGCATTCCTTTCACGGCGAAACGCAAGATATTTTCAGGCTTTATCTGCAGCATTTTCCCCGCCGGAGTTTCCCTGAGCCCACCCGGGTAGCCGGAATAAGTATAGTAGATCTTATCGGTAAGTTTCTTGCCGGTCAGGGCGATCTTCTCGGCATTGACGACGATCACAAAATCACCGGCATCCGTGTAGGGCGTATAAATGGGTTTGTCCTTGCCGCGCAGGCAGGAGGCAATCTTTGTGGCCAGCCTTCCCAGGATCAATCCCTCGGCGTCCACAACCCACCAACCCTTGTTCATATCTTCTTTTCTTGCATTATATGTCTTCATATTACCACCAGGATCCGAAAATTAGGAAGAGCACTTCTATGCAATTAAATGACTTTTGTCAAGGAAAAAGCATAGGCCTCGTTACTTTTTATTTTCACGGCTCATTCCTCTGATTATTCGGCGCGCTTAATGTTCCCGCGGGCCAGGGATGCAAAGATGCCGCCGCAACACATCAGGGCAAAAATAACGAAAGATATGCGCATGCTGTCCAGAAATTGCCCGTGATTGCCGGGGACGATCGCCGCTTTTCCCAAAAACATGGACATCGTCATCATCACGATTCCCATGGAAAATGTCATCCCCAGTTGACGCATGGTACTCAAAGTCGCGCTTGCCACACCATAAACTTGACGGTCCACGGAACTCATCACGGCATTAGTATTGGGTGAGGAGAAGAGGGCAAACCCGAAGCCAAGAATCATCAGGCAGGTCAAGACATAAAATAAAGCAGACTTACCGTCCAGAAAAGCCATCATTATCAATCCGAGCAGGGTGAAGCCCATGCCCCATGAGGACAGCAGGCGCGGTTCTATCCGGTCCGAAAGCCGCCCGATCACCGGGGAGAAAACCGCCATGACTACCGGTTGGGCGACCAGAATCAAGCCGGCGAACTGGGGTGTCAGCGCCTTGATGTCCTGTAAATAAAAGCTCAGCAGAAAGGTAACTGCAAAAGTAGCGGCATAGTTGATCAGTGCGGCGAGGTTGGAAAAGGCAAAGACGGCATTATGACGGAAGAGATTAATATCAACGATCGGCTGGTCTGTCCTCATTTCGAAAAATACAAAGAAAATAATGTCTAAAATTCCGGCGCCGATCAGGCTGGCGCCGCTGCTTGAAGGCAAGGAAGAAAAACCGTACATGATCGCTATAAGCCCGCCTCCGAGCAAAAACGCGCCGAGCAAATCAAACTTCTCCCCCTGCGCTTTCTTTTGGTCGCCTTCAAACGAAAAATGAGTTACCGCCAGGAGAGCCAGGCTGAGCGGTATATTCAACCAGAAGATGAATCGCCAGCCGAGATAATGGGTGATGATACCTCCCAGAAACGGTCCGGCCGAGAGACCGCAATATGTCGCCGCCGTGGCGAGACCAAGAACACGACCCCGTTCGCTTATCGGTACGGCCGCTAACATAATCGGAATTACCGTAGCGTAAATCATTGCCGCAGATATCCCCTGCAAAACACGGCAGGCAATGATCATGGCACCGGAATGAGCCATGGCGATTAAAAGTGAAGCCACGAGCAGCAGGCATAAGCCCGCTACAAAGATTTTCTTCCGGCCGTAGATATCGCCCAGCCTGCCGAAGGGGATCATGAGCGGTGCGATAGCCAGCAACAGGGAAGTGCTGATCCATCCGAGGAAGATTGTGCCCATGGCGAACTCCAGCCCGATAGAAGGAAGAGCCACATTGACCGACGATGCCATAAAAGGGCCGTGGAAACAACTCAGGATGGCAACGATGAGGGCGGCCCGCTGGGATTTTTTCATTGTTTCCATACCATCAAATAACTTTCTTCATCGCGGCAATGGCAACTTCAATCTGATCATCGGTCGGTTCTCGGGTGGTAATTTTTTGAAACAGCAATCCCGGCCAGCTTAAGATTTGCACCCAGCGCCAATCCATGCGTTTGCCCGTAAAGCGGATGACCTCGTAGGAAATACCGGCCACAACGGGCATAAGCAGCAGCTTATAGAGAATGCGGTGCAGAAAATCAGGGCGACCCAGAAGCGAGAAGACGAGGATGGAGACAATCATGACGACGAGGATGAAACTTGTGCCGCAGCGGGGATGACGGGTTGAATAATTCCTCACATTTTCGACGGTTAACTCCTGTCCGTGTTCCCAGGCGAATACCGTCTTATGTTCGGCGCCATGATACATGAAGACACGTCGCATATCTTCCATCAGTAAGGTGGCGCCCAGAAAACAGAGAAATAGCGACAGGCGGATGCAGCCTTCGATGATATTTAAAAGAATGGTATTTGATACCACGCTTCGCAATAGAGAAAAGCAATAGGCCGGCACAATAATAAAAAAGAATAACGACGTGGCGAAGCTGATCAATATCGAAATGGTCAGTTGCCAGGCTTGCGGTTTCACTTCATCTTCCGTGAGGGCCACTTCGGCGGAAAACAATAAAGTTTTCATCCCGATGATCATCATTTCGATGAGCGTGACTGAGCCGCGGACAAACATCAGTCCCAGTAATTTATAACGTTTGGTAACGGGAATATAGTCCCGTTCCTGAAAAATAATTTCTTTATTCGGTTTTCTTACGGCGGCGGCAATTTTATTCCCGTGCCGCATCATGACGCCTTCAATGATGGCTTGC from Deltaproteobacteria bacterium harbors:
- a CDS encoding MFS transporter, coding for METMKKSQRAALIVAILSCFHGPFMASSVNVALPSIGLEFAMGTIFLGWISTSLLLAIAPLMIPFGRLGDIYGRKKIFVAGLCLLLVASLLIAMAHSGAMIIACRVLQGISAAMIYATVIPIMLAAVPISERGRVLGLATAATYCGLSAGPFLGGIITHYLGWRFIFWLNIPLSLALLAVTHFSFEGDQKKAQGEKFDLLGAFLLGGGLIAIMYGFSSLPSSSGASLIGAGILDIIFFVFFEMRTDQPIVDINLFRHNAVFAFSNLAALINYAATFAVTFLLSFYLQDIKALTPQFAGLILVAQPVVMAVFSPVIGRLSDRIEPRLLSSWGMGFTLLGLIMMAFLDGKSALFYVLTCLMILGFGFALFSSPNTNAVMSSVDRQVYGVASATLSTMRQLGMTFSMGIVMMTMSMFLGKAAIVPGNHGQFLDSMRISFVIFALMCCGGIFASLARGNIKRAE
- a CDS encoding DUF1385 domain-containing protein; this translates as MNQKSHADDIAGGQAIIEGVMMRHGNKIAAAVRKPNKEIIFQERDYIPVTKRYKLLGLMFVRGSVTLIEMMIIGMKTLLFSAEVALTEDEVKPQAWQLTISILISFATSLFFFIIVPAYCFSLLRSVVSNTILLNIIEGCIRLSLFLCFLGATLLMEDMRRVFMYHGAEHKTVFAWEHGQELTVENVRNYSTRHPRCGTSFILVVMIVSILVFSLLGRPDFLHRILYKLLLMPVVAGISYEVIRFTGKRMDWRWVQILSWPGLLFQKITTREPTDDQIEVAIAAMKKVI